The following are encoded together in the Bacillus sp. V2I10 genome:
- a CDS encoding YjcZ family sporulation protein has protein sequence MGDFQGGSFKKDKNFELIVVLFILLIIVGASFMKDCY, from the coding sequence ATGGGTGATTTTCAAGGTGGTAGTTTCAAAAAAGACAAAAATTTTGAGTTAATCGTTGTCCTATTTATTTTGTTAATTATTGTAGGCGCTTCTTTCATGAAAGATTGCTACTAA